The window TTTTCGATTCTCTCATCTTCTCtgtgattttgtttccattttgatcCAGATCACTCAATTTGATTCTCTCCTCTTCTCTGCGATTTTGTTTCCATACTTTTTCGcttattttgtttccataGGCTCCagatttgattcattttccATAGTCTTcagattttgtttccataatTGTGATCGGGAAgatgttttcaattttgcattcttattttcattgattacCTCTTCAATTGCTGTGAAAATTTGCTTCGATGGAATCTGTAGCAAATAACGAAGGTAACAATCATTATCTATTATTTAGCTTATTGATTGTGTTCATATTcatgtattgaatttgattttagattaatattagttgttgattggtttatgtttctgatgtactgaaattcttatttgattatattatgtattgtcgattatgtgttaaaatgatacttttggcttaTAAATGTTAGGTTTactgcataacatgatagttttgtcggataaaatgatattatgataaaatgatactatgataaaatgatactattacTGATTTGTAGGTATGTACATTCCTGTTTGTGATGATAGGTTTactgcataacatgatagttttgtcggataaaatgatactatgataaaatgatactatgataaaatgattctATTACTGATTTGTAGGTATTTACATTCCTGTTTGTGATGATAGGTTtattgcataacatgatatttttactgcataaaatgatacttttagtgcataaaatgatattatgataaaatgatactatgataaaatgacaCTTTTACTGATTTGTAGGTATGTACATTCCTGTTTGTGATGATGCTTTGAAGCCAATGATTGGtatgaaattcaatacattaGTAGAAGCAGTTGGTTTCTATGAACATTATTCTCGTTCAGTTGGTTTTGGCATTCGTAAAATGGGTAACAAATCAGTTCAAGGTATTACTAAGTGGCAGTATTTGGCTTGCAACAGACAAGGCTCTAAGAATTTTATACCTGGTCATGCATCCCAATCAACTGAAGTGTCTTTTAAGAAGCGTAGGTGTCGGTCATTTAGGTGTGAATGTCTTGCTAAGCTCAATTTGAGATATTATTCAGATGGCAAGAGCAGAGGATATGAGGTTTATCAGTTTGTTGAGTATCATAATCACTTAATGGTTGCGGATGAGCATAGGCATTTTATGATGGCCAATCGCAATCTGGATCCTATTCATCGGAGGTTTATGGAGGATTGTGGCAGGTGTAATATTGGTCCCACTCTCACATTCAAACTTTTGAAGGAGATAATGGGTGGACCTGAAAATGTTGGATgtgatattattgatattagaAATGGTTATCGTGATATTATGTCCAATATTGATGGTTCAGATGCTCAAATGATTTTTGATTATATGCGTTCTCAAAAGGAATCATCTGATGCCTTCTattatgaaattgagataGGATCTCATGGAAAGTTAACTAGACTCTTTTGGGCTGATGCTATTTCAAGACGAAATTATCATATGTTTGGAGAtgtaatttcatttgattCAACATACAACACTAACAGGTATATTACTTTTGTTGCTAATagacataaaatgatactttttgctgataaaatgatactcatatctgataaaatgatactcataTCTGATAATATGATACTCattgctgataaaatgatacttgcagtagataaaatgatagttcttactaataaaatgatacttttgcatgataaaatgatagaaattgtgcttttgcataataaaatgataaaatgatacttttatacCCTTCTTAATAGcgataaaatataatttttataaaatgatactttttttgataaaaataccATTgcgataaaatgatacttttttaaaaagatatatttcataaaatgaaaaaggggaaaaagatACTCTTTtcagataaaatgatatttttggggataaaatgatactcattcgataaaatgatacttcttactaataaaatgatacttttttttgaaatgatactcattttggggaaaaaatttttgttaaaaaagatATCTTGGGGAAAAAGATATGGGGATAAAAAGATactcatatataaatataattcatttttatgttatattcGAAGGTATTTGGGCCCCCCTTTTgggaaaatttttttaatttttcaagtGAAGGTGAGAATCCTATTCTTGGTTGTTTGGGGGTTTTTTTCGATGCAGGGGGAAAAACCCAAATTGATTATCCCGATCAAGATTGGGGGGTCAAACTTCCAAAAATCTTTTTAAAACAAGGGAGATGGGGGTGGGGAAAATGGAAGGGGGAAAGTTGCCCCAAACTTTACTTGGGAATGAAGATTTCAAAAAGAGTAATGCATGGTTTGGGCCCATTTGTTTGAAACCCCATGAGTTTGatataatataatgatataaaaacgGGTTTGGGTTAAAAACGTGACGGTTTGGATCAATGTTTAAGATAGAGAATTTCCTTCGCTTTTTTTCGAGATTTTCCCCTGGGGTGCTTTTAGACTACATCGATTAAAACCGAGAAtagcttttttaaaaatatatatatatatatatatatagaatgaTCATTCAAACCTCAAATCACATGATAACTCTTCTAAAACTACCCACATTTTTAAATCTTGTGGTTGGTTTgaacaatttattaataaaaatgctCGAGGGTAAATTTCATTtcccaattttaatttttttaatttgctcCGATCAGATTTCACGCTCTTCTTTGggttttttttctccattttgaTTCTCTCANNNNNNNNNNNNNNNNNNNNNNNNNNNNNNNNNNNNNNNNNNNNNNNNNNNNNNNNNNNNNNNNNNNNNNNNNNNNNNNNNNNNNNNNNNNNNNNNNNNNatatatatatatatatatatatatatcataaatCGCCCAAACAATAATTATCTAATGATCATATCAATTATATCCATTGTGTAATTGAAGTTGATAAttcatagtactataattaagAAGTTGCGCTTAGGGAACTTATCTCTTAATTGAATTAGTCGATCAAATAATGCTTTGCATTAATAGATATCTATTTTGCCATCTTGTTAATTTCAATGATATGGCAGCCTTAACGTTGTTGtattaattttccttttagtaAGAAAAATAGTGCTACTAGTGACTAATCACATCTAAAATGAGTTGCCCCACTAGTTAAAATCATAGTACGTACAATGATAATAAAGAGTGGGAGTGACGATTGGAAAGAGTTCATGAGGTATTATCGCAATCCTAATTACGTAACCAAGTGTATTTGCATtcctaaaatttcattttcatgacAAAAAGTACCACAGATGAACCAAAAATTCGGGAAATTAAATATCATGATATTTAATCTGATTCATCCAcatgattatttaaaatactacCGCTCTATAGTTATAAATCACCAAAGATAGTGATCGTGAGTTCGATCACGAGTTCAATAAAGCAGTCGGTAAGGACCTggtacaataaaaaaaaaaccaacaaCGAAGACAAATCCATACAAGTCCTAACCAAGTCAAGGGATATCCGATCAAACCAAAAACACTTGTGtgaactaaaaaaatcaatctacTTCACAAAGCAAAccaaaaaattacaacaaacaaaaatcCCAACCAACAAACCAATCCGAGTGTAAGAACACATTCCCTAGGCGAAAAGAAAGAGGAACATATTCGTGAAGTCACGCTCATCATGCTAGCATCTAATCATCGACTGCAGATTGTAGGATAGATTTTGTGATTCCTTCTCCATCATCTTCTCACTTCAGTCAAATTCCTACCCATTTGTCCCAGCATATAAGAAAATTTGGCACACGAACCTTTAAGTTAATAACTTGAAGGCCCTAAAGTATGTTTTCAGGCAATATAACAATTTTGAATCAATGaagtttaacaaaattatttttgaactCTTCTCTACATAATTCTTACTCTTACTTTAcactttctccactttaactattttatattattttttcaaaacgagtgcaaaaaagaagcgaatcgcttatcttgggacggagggagtacactAAGATGGACTAAACAAGAACGATGCTCATAGTCACAGATATCCTAAAATTTTCAGATGATGAACTTTACGTTTTTGAGGtgattaattactccctccgtcccataatagatggcaCATTTGGGGATTGACACGGAATTTTAGgtgatgttttttttagtgttaggtggagagagaaaataatatatttatataaatgtgAGAAAGAGCTTTCCATTAAAGGAaatgtaacatcttttgtgagacaaactaaaaaggaaagtgtgacatctattatgggattAAGAGAGTAATACGCAATAACGTGGTTGTAATACTTTTGTACGAGTGTGGATACCTAATCACATTtgatcatattatattttaaccAAATTTATAGATAACAGTTTGAACCTAGACCGTGTATGGATCTTATAATACTTCCTTCCTTCACGTGACCTAATTAGACATAAATGCTAATACTCCGAAAAACCAAAGTCTGGAAATGGTTGCTAAAGAGTTTCATGCTTAGCTAATGGTTATGCCGCGAATAGGATCCCATTTATTttcagcacgagttttaagaaatattaaaaaaagtcggtagaagaaagttagtggaatatggatctcacttgtatatagtattaattttaaataatatgtgagtggattaggttaatggaatgtgtgacctctgcatttatagtaattatgacCGGGAATCCTATTCGCGTACGGACCAAAATGTAAAAACGGAACTCATATGCACAGACGGGAggagggagggagtacaacATACTATAGAAAATACTTACAAAAATGGTGAATACTAGttgaattttagaaatttgatCAGAGAAGTAAAGTGAGTGGGTTTAGCACTTAGGTCACCTACCGCTAACCACTAACGCAGCTTGTAAAATGGATCTGAATTCTACTAAAAAGAGTTGTCTACTTAAATGGATTCAAGTTTAAAGAGGATAAATGAAGATTCAAGTGTGCGGATTTCATCAAAAGAGGAAGGTGCATACTATTCAGTATTGAGTCTGAGCTGAACTAGGAGCATTAAAAACTTGTTAACGGTCGAACTATATAAGAAGGACCAGACCAATGCCgtcgaaaaataaaaattaagtgctcttgtttttattactcctttcttatttctagAAATTGTGGATGAAATTGAAGTTAATAATGTGACGtcaaaaaaatagagccgcgaattattgatttttgatgATTGTAGTTTTGcttgtgataaaaaaaaaaacaaaaccaacACCTCATCATATCTCACACGTTTAAGTAAGTAACGAGGAAGTTACGCAATACATGTGGCGCTCTTAAACCCTACCAACAACCCATGCCTTCTCTCTTTCCACCACCATCACACTTTCCAAAACGCTCCCCCACGCGCTCACGTTTTCTTCTTTGCCCCCAATTTCGTACGTCTCCGTCTACAAGTGatattctcattttctttttcattttagtccaccagttcacttttatcataaacaaatgatagtaatagagtcccacattccaataactcacccactcacattttatttaaaagtaatatatacaagtgagactaatattccatcaacttttttctacctacttttcttaacatttcttaaaatccttGCCTCCAAGAGATGAGACTTCTAATGACGGACGGAGGTacaatgaaatataataacaaaacatataataattacaattattattaagaTCTATTACAGGAGGAAtacaaaatactagtaataagtTGATCTTCAATCTTATCGTATACGTGAGTCGTGACTATATGATCATTCGAAAAATATGATACTAATATTGTCTATATTGTACACATTGGGTTTGTATTAGataatttaattgatgttATGTGTCATATGGcctttgaaaatgaaaatggaaccAAATACCGTGGAATGTTTTTTAGCAGATAGGTTAGTTACAAAATTAtctaatttataaatgtaaatatgaTATAAGTACTAGTTTTCtttgaaatgtttttagaTAGTTAATATTGTGGTATGCTTTTGCGGGAATTACGATTTGCATGCGACGTGGTTGGTCAAGTTTGTCGCATCATTTTGAGAACAAAACGTTATGTAAAAATTCAGGCGATTGAATCATTGGTGGCAAATGAAATTCCGGGTCATTTATCTATAGagtaaaaattctaaattagtGGACAAATTAAGTAAGAAAAAATACCACATAGATGAGTGATGTGTAATTAACTTCTGCTGTCATATGAATATTTCAATCGCCAGACTTTCTTTTGCAgaacatttaattattctaaaaagaaaatgataatctctaaataataattatctagatattaagatatttttaaataaatcccataaatgataaaacaaaattgaacatttagcatatagtactattttgtaGGTTGCGTTTATATTAGATATGACAATAATTATGCTTTCTTGCATTTTGATATATCTATCATATTTAatctctatatatttataatacatttccatttttaataaaatgaatcttattatttattgatgatATTTTAACATCTTTTTATCGATCTCGATATCGATTTATatctctatcttattttatttttctctatctcgatttatatctctcttattttatatttttatatctctatctcatttaatttttctctatGATCttgatcttattttattaatttaaaaatgtttacGTTACATtgtaaaatgttaattttcatttacaaaAGATGATACAATAAAACTGCGCAGTCATATATGAGATCctacaaaaaaataagttagtaaatggagtataaaaattaataattagcATTTAAATGTTATCAATAGCTTATAacttactactataattttattaaaatattttaaaaataattcttaaagTTTTATGTGTATCACTATACTGAAGCTGTTAGCATCACTATTGAAATTAACTAAGGAATAATAAAATTCGTATGGATCATTATTAATTGTATCCCCAAATTAAACACCAAAGACCCAACTTAAGATGATGAATTACGTCTCAACGGACTAGGTCGGTTAACACAAGGGATTAATTTATGCATTAATGATCATTTATTATTTGCAATTGTTCGcaagtaaaataaatgaatactTCCAATTGTTGtttatggaaaaatgaattatcttttaatagaaaaagttaattaCTAATGATTTCGCACCACAGCCTATAGATCACTATCACAATCTACAATCGATGAAATCAAATTAGCAAATTTAATATGGTCCGAATTTTCAACCACAGGTCAAAGGATACACAGTATTAGTAGATATACTCTCATTAAATGACTTTGAAGAAAAGGAATCTTATAATTTAAAGCAGGCAAAATTATTGTAGTAAAAACAAAtggtagagaaaaaaagtcGTATAGATCATAAATTGTCTTAGTGAACCAGATTTTGTCAGAAtattacacaaaaaaaaaaaaaatcataaatagagTTTATAAGAATCGTTAATTACCTTTTTAACAAAAGTATCACTAGTTTTTGACATATTCTCCATTGCGTGGTTTaaggaaaaaatgataaaaatagcATGGTTGTTAAATTACAACGAATAATAGGCGTAAATCCCACTTAACATGGTCATAAAAAACGTAATTGAATTTTACCTTGGAATTAATTTGGGTAAATAATATCGTAAAAggtatgaaaattaaatttttaggtatGCACACATAATTTTAAGTATGGTAAATCCTTTATCATAAATTAACTCATGAAATctactagtataattatttcaacATTCATTTACTTATTTGTGGAAAATGAGAGATGCGTGCAATTCACCGACCAACGAGCGCGTATGATATAAGTATAAGTCAGTCGTTAGGAGTTTAGAGTCTTCCCTTTCCTAAAACCTGCAAAATTTCCCCCATTTCTCCAATTTCGCACACACTCCGACGAAATGGCTGAAGCTACGGTGGTTGCCTTGGATATACCGACGGATCCTCCGCCGGAATTCGATGATTTCGTCTCTGGCCTGCAAATTGCGCCTCTAGCCGACGGTGTGTCTGGGGAAAACGATAGAGACGACGCTGTCGTGCTCGAGGATCTCGATTTCAATTTCTCCTTCGATGATCTCGGCCTTCCATCTGCCGAAGATCTCGATCACCTCCTTAATCCCGCGCAGATGCGCCAGTTTCATTCCCAATTCGGAGTGGATCCAAGTTTCGCCCAATTTGAGTCCAATTACGATCAAATGCATTATGTTTTCAAATCGTCGTCGTCGGAGCTGCGCCACATTTCCGGAGATGGGGATGTATCTGGCATTCGGAGCTGCGATGGATCGGGGCTTATGAATTCCGCTTCTCCAGATACAGAGTCGCATCAGATTTCTGGCTATCTCAACATGCCCTCGCCGGAATCGAACGGATCGAATCGCGGCGGCGCTGATAATTGCGATGGTGACGGGAAGGATTTGAATTGCCCCTCGCCGGACTCGCAGGGTTCCGGGAATTTTGAGTCACATGTGTCGGatgattcaaataattgtGTCGTCAGATCGGTAATTTCTTCGCCTAATTCGAGTAATAGTTCGGTTAGAAATAGTGTTGTTGATGAGAAGATTAAGTTAGAGGAGCCGGCTAGTAAGATTAGCAGCATTTCTTTgctgaaaaggaaaaaagaaggTGAGGATTTGACGCATAGTGACTCAAGGATTAAGTTTAGGAAATCTAACTGTAATGCAGAGAATAACAATAGTAGCAATAGTAACGAGGGGTTGAGTGAGGAGGATGAGAGAAGAAAGGCAAGGTTGTTGAGGAATCGGGAGAGTGCTCAATTGTCTAGACAGAGGAAGAAACATTACGTAGAGGAGTTGGAAGACAAAGTGAGGAGCATGCATTCAACAATTCAAGATCTAAATTCGAAGATTTCGTACTTCATGGCAGAAAATGCTACTCTGAGGCAACAAATGGGTGGTGGCAGCGGCACCACCGCTCCCCCTGCTGTTGCTGCGCCTCCCCCTATGGCGGCTCCTCCTCCTGGGATGTACACACATCCAGCCATGATGTACCCATGGATGCCATATCCTCAACCTTATATGATGAAGTCGCAGGGCTCTCAAGTGCCCTTGGTACCAATCCCTAGGTTGAAACCGCAGCAGCCAGTGCAGGGATCAAAGACGAGCAAGAGGACGGAAAGCAAGAAGAACGATGGGCCTAAGACCAAGAAGGTTGCTGGTGTTAGTTTTCTTGGTTTGCTGTTTTTCATAATGTTGTTCGGAGGCTTGGCTCCAATGATTAATGTTCGATATGGAGGGGCTAGGGAAGCATTCGCCGGAGGAGAAAGTTATAAGGCAGGTGGGTTTAGTGAGAAACATAGTGGGAGAGTGTTGATGGTAAATGGTACTGAGTTTGATGAGAAAGATGGTGGTAGAAGAGagtatagtagtaatagtagtGTACATTATGGTCAAAGAGGTCAGGGGAGTCCAGGGGATCCAAGTGCAGATGAATCTGTTCGCTTGAGAAATGGAAGTGAACCTCTTGCAGCATCGTTGTATGTTCCCAGGAACGATAAGCTTGTCAAGATTGACGGGAACTTAATCATCCATTCCATTTTGGCAAGTGAAAAAGCTATGGCATCTAACCAGCATGGAAGTGGTGAGACTGGTCTGGCAGTTCCAGATTTAGCTCCTGCAATTCCTGGTCAGGATGTTGGAAGAAATGGTGCTAGACATCCCCTTTTAAGAGCTCTTGGTGCGGCCGATCAGGATGGTACAAAGTCAACAGCAGCTGATGGCAGGCTTCAGCAGTGGTTCCGTGAAGGCCTGGCCGGTAATTATGACTCTTTATATGTGACTTTTTCAAAACTAATTTATGTTGTTGCTAAAATTGTCAAGAGCAGAATATTGTTGCAATCTTTCCTATTTATTGAATCTTGATGGTTGCCTGAATCTTTGAACAACTTCACTAATTTATGTTGTTGCTAAAATTGTCAAGAGCAAAATATAGTTGCAATCTTTccctttttatttgaattttgatggttGCCTGAATTTTTGAACAACTTCCCAGCTCATGTTGTAGAACTACTTTTGTAGGTCCTATTGGACAATAGTTGTGTTCACAATATGGTTTGCATATGCTATTGTTCATGTCCATCCTGGTTTCTGTGCAAGACGGCAAGACCTTTGACTTTGTATTTGTAAAAAACTAAATGCTCTTTTGCATGTTTTTTTCATGTTCTCCTATATGTATGCTGTCTTGATTGCAAATCATTGCTTTTATCCTCTATGTTCTTCAATACTCCGTATTTGAAAACTTGAATCGCAAGTAAAGATATGACCATGCATTTTGAGGAACTTCTTAGTGAACTTACTCGTGAGCTCATGCTAATTGTCGTTATCCAGAAAGCATAATACTGTCCTTTGTTACTGTCCTTAGGGCCGATGTTGAATGCTGGTATGTGCACAGAAGTATTCCAGTTTGATGTGTCCGCTTCTTCTGCATCTGGAGCCATAGTACCAGCAAGTACTTCAAGAAACATATCTGAAGCAGAGAGCAAGAATTCCACGCACCCAAGCAAGGCAAGAAACAGGAGGATCCTCCATCCAATCCCATTTCACAACATCTCTGGACAACATACATCAGAGAAAGAGGACTTGAACATAAAGAAAAACTCATCTTCAATGGTGGTCTCTGTGCTCTTTGATCCGAGAGAGGTATCCGATGCTGAGGTGGATGGCGTGATGGGGACGAAGTCCCTGTCACGAATCTTTGTTGTTGTACTAATGGACAGCGTCAGGTACGTCACTTACTCATGCATGCTTCCGTTCAAGGCTGCCCCTCATCTTGTAACTGCGTGAAAAATACGAGGATATCACCAGTTTTGTAGATAGTGTAAGGCGCAACCTTGGTTAGAGAGAAGATCACTATATAACTTTGTTAACTGCTTATGTAAGTGGAACTTTGGAGATTGAGAAGAGGTAGACTGATGTTTGGTGATGTACCATGGATCTTATACTAATATACGTGCAAGttccttttaatttgatgGTGTCTGTCATCTCTTGTTAccttctcttaatttttttcatatttgggcTTATAATAATTAGCATTTGTCCAGAAATGTTAAATATGGAAATGGAAGAACAAACTTGTTAATTTATTGAGTCGGTGACCATGATATGAATCGCCCTTGTTTTCTCCCTTAATTTCTGCACATCATGACTTATACTCCAATTCATAGTCAAGTTTTAGgaggagattttttttttctgt is drawn from Salvia hispanica cultivar TCC Black 2014 chromosome 6, UniMelb_Shisp_WGS_1.0, whole genome shotgun sequence and contains these coding sequences:
- the LOC125194648 gene encoding protein FAR1-RELATED SEQUENCE 5-like produces the protein MYIPVCDDALKPMIGMKFNTLVEAVGFYEHYSRSVGFGIRKMGNKSVQGITKWQYLACNRQGSKNFIPGHASQSTEVSFKKRRCRSFRCECLAKLNLRYYSDGKSRGYEVYQFVEYHNHLMVADEHRHFMMANRNLDPIHRRFMEDCGRCNIGPTLTFKLLKEIMGGPENVGCDIIDIRNGYRDIMSNIDGSDAQMIFDYMRSQKESSDAFYYEIEIGSHGKLTRLFWADAISRRNYHMFGDVISFDSTYNTNRGKNPN
- the LOC125195793 gene encoding bZIP transcription factor 17; translated protein: MAEATVVALDIPTDPPPEFDDFVSGLQIAPLADGVSGENDRDDAVVLEDLDFNFSFDDLGLPSAEDLDHLLNPAQMRQFHSQFGVDPSFAQFESNYDQMHYVFKSSSSELRHISGDGDVSGIRSCDGSGLMNSASPDTESHQISGYLNMPSPESNGSNRGGADNCDGDGKDLNCPSPDSQGSGNFESHVSDDSNNCVVRSVISSPNSSNSSVRNSVVDEKIKLEEPASKISSISLLKRKKEGEDLTHSDSRIKFRKSNCNAENNNSSNSNEGLSEEDERRKARLLRNRESAQLSRQRKKHYVEELEDKVRSMHSTIQDLNSKISYFMAENATLRQQMGGGSGTTAPPAVAAPPPMAAPPPGMYTHPAMMYPWMPYPQPYMMKSQGSQVPLVPIPRLKPQQPVQGSKTSKRTESKKNDGPKTKKVAGVSFLGLLFFIMLFGGLAPMINVRYGGAREAFAGGESYKAGGFSEKHSGRVLMVNGTEFDEKDGGRREYSSNSSVHYGQRGQGSPGDPSADESVRLRNGSEPLAASLYVPRNDKLVKIDGNLIIHSILASEKAMASNQHGSGETGLAVPDLAPAIPGQDVGRNGARHPLLRALGAADQDGTKSTAADGRLQQWFREGLAGPMLNAGMCTEVFQFDVSASSASGAIVPASTSRNISEAESKNSTHPSKARNRRILHPIPFHNISGQHTSEKEDLNIKKNSSSMVVSVLFDPREVSDAEVDGVMGTKSLSRIFVVVLMDSVRYVTYSCMLPFKAAPHLVTA